In the Triticum aestivum cultivar Chinese Spring chromosome 2B, IWGSC CS RefSeq v2.1, whole genome shotgun sequence genome, acctagttcaatctcgttactggcaagtctctttactcgttacgtaatgcaacattctgtaactaactcattagctacattgcttgcaaggcttatagtgatgtgcattaccgaaagggcccagagatacctctccgacaatcggagtgacaaatcctaatctcgaaataggccaacccaacatgtacctttggagacacctgtagtactcctttataatcacccagttacgttgtgacgtttggtagcacacaaagtgttcctccggtaaacgggagttgcataatctcatagttacaggaacatgtataagtcatgaagaaagcaacaacaacatactaaacgatcaagtgctaagctaacggaatgggtcaagtcaatcacatcattctcctaatgatgtgatcccgttaatcaaatgacaacccttttgccatggttaggaaacataaccatctttgataaacgagctagtcaagtagaggcatactagtgacactatgtttgtctatgtatttacacatgtattatgtttccggttaatacaattctagcatgaataataaacatttatcatgatataaggaaataaataataactttattattgcctctagggcatattccttcagAGGGGTGCAGGGATTCAAGCAGGATTGCATGACTGTGGGAGGAATTTTTTGATATAACATATTTTGGAGCATGTGGATTGGAAATAAGCCATAAATGCATCTTAGAAAGTGTTATTATATCTACTGACTAATAGAACATTATGCTTTTGGAAACATGTTTATAAGAGTATTCCTATTATTCGCCTTCAACAAAGGATAGGAGGTAAAACGCCTCAAAAGCTCTCACATGCATGGACCAACATTAGCAGTGACCCATTAACTCTTCATATACTCCCTCATTCCCAAAAAGTGAGATACACTTGACTTTTCATGGTCTTTGAAGTATTACTTCTACCactaatactccctccggtcctttttactctgcatataagaattgtctgaagtcaaacattataaagtttgaccatatttatatgaaagaATATCAACGtctaccatgctaaagttatacagtatgaaaatttaagtcatatatcggtttcatattgtgaatgttggtattttttctataaagttggtcaaactttatgaggcttgacttcagacaaatcttatatgcgaactaaaaaggaccagaTGGAGTATATAACAAAGTCTATGGATTAGACATATATGAATGGTTTGTTGTATTATCTTGCCAAATACTTCATGTCAAGTCCACCTTTCATTTTTGGAATAAAGGAGTACCTTccatttttatatattccatattTTCTATATTTAATAGAATAAGAATTACTTTGATCAATTAAAGAAATTTTATAGTGTGAAGGATGAAAATTGTTCATGTATATCAGTATATCCATATATTTAAAATAATTCTTTCATTTTATGTTTTATATATTTGAAATAACAATTTCACGTATATCAAAATAGTTTTGCACGCATGTATAAATATTTGTTCATGTAAAAAatcatttaccccccccccccaaagggcAAAAGGTGATTTAAAAGTCAAAGTAAAATATAAAATTTAAAAAGAGAAGAAATACATAATTAGAAACACAAAAAATCAAATCAAActaagaaacaaaaaataaaaagaaatagaacCGTAACAGCCATAAAACCGGAGTAAGCCTAAGCCCATAACCTTGTCTTTATTAGAATGATCAGAGTAAGCCTAACCAAACACTCGCTGATGATAAGGTATATTTGGCATCAAGATGCCCGTGACTCCCAACCTAGCTGCCTCTATAGCTTCCCTACACGTTGATGCCTtgccccctcctcttcttctcttgACAGCCTCATCGACGGTAAGATGAGGGTGATCCGCCCATGTCATTTTTTATTAGCTTGTTTCCTTGATGACATCGACGAGGTGGCGGCGATGCCGTGCTCAAATAAGACCTTTTCGATCTCTCCCTACCTCGACGATGTCTGATCCGGCACCGACGAAGGGCCCGTGAGACCCTTCAGATCTTAGCAGTTGATGTGTCTTTCAACAAGAGCCATTGGCTGGCTATTGGTGTGGCGACTTTGGCATCTTTCTTACATGTTATTCTATGGCATGGTCGGTTTCTTTAACCCTTTGAACTGGTGGTGATGGATTGCAAACCTATACTGTATGGGGTGACGTCCCAACTGAGATGCTGCCTCTGTGATTTATAGATCTCGTCTAAAGGGGCGAGTGGCTATTACGGTCTTCAAAGCCTGGTATGGCGAGGCCATTCGCAGGTGCCCCTTCCCCTCATTGTCCCTTCAGTGCAATTTCCAATCTTTGGCATGAGGCGTTGATGTCATTCTATTATTTACTAGTCAACTTGCGTCAAATTGTTTGTCCATTGTGTTGTCAGTTGTTTTTCTTGATATTAATCAAATCTTTAATGCCCTTTGTGTGTCTATATTAATAAAAACACTTCCCGATAGTATATATAAAAAGGGTTCAGGAGTCCGACCAATAACTTTGGGAGCAACTAATTAGAGGTACCTTATAGGTGGGCTATTTAGAGGCCACTTGGGGGAGAACTCCAGTGCTCCATGTGTCGTGAATTGGATGCATCCCCATCACagtgttttttatttattcttgGTTCCATGCTTTTGCAATCTGTTTTACTTTTTCCATTTTTTCCTGGGTTTTTTCCTtggcatttttttggttttctctATTAGGAGCACGGATGTGTTGTGCTCCCAGCAAGGAGCACTGCTTTTGGGTGAGCACATGTGTGCTTTCACGCGGGAGCACATGTATGCGTCACCATGCGCGAAGCACAAATTAGTTTACATGGAAAGCACAGTTGTGCTCCTGCGTGGAGCAAACATGTGTGTTCCTCACGGGAGCACAATTGTGCTTCAGACCAAGTGAGTACAAGTTAGCTTCACTTGAGGGCATGTGTTAGTGCATTTTTTGAAAGCATATGGTGGTTCATTTTGGAAGCATAATCTTTAAACCAATAAAATTTCATTGAAACTTATTTACATGAAATCTAGTTTTGAAAATTTTGTTGCGAGGAATGCGATGGTGAAAATGGTTCGTGATTTATACAAATGGTCAAGAGATATATCATTTTGAAAAATTGAATATatgaaaagaaacaaaaataaacccACCCATTACTTCGACACGTGGGAGGAAAGCACATCAAAACTCCTAGTTTGCGACAAATGACGCACTTGCGGTACATCACTTTGTCGACAATCGAGGAGCTGAGAGTAACCTTTACAGAAGTACCCCTTAATTAATGACTAGCTTATTGCCTATGTGTTACAATAGGGGCATACATATTCTAGTGGTCAACACCAGTCATGTCTAGCATAGGTCTTACAAGCATCATATTCTAGATTTTGATACAATTTAATTTTATTTGGTTTGAATATGGGTAGGGAATGGTGAAAGATCATGGatatcgcctagagggggggtgaataggcgctttaaaataattacggtttaggcttgaacaaatgcgaaataaaACTAGCACTTCATTTGACAAGCACATAActtaaaacaactaggctcacctatgtgcaccaacaacttaggctaagcaagataaacaactaagcgatagcaagatatataacaagaaacactatggctatcacagagtggagtgcataagtaaagggttcgggtaagagataaccgaggcacgcggagatgatgatgtatcccgaagttcacacccttgagaATGCTAATCTTCGTTTGTAGCAGTGTGGAGGAACAATGCTCCCCAAAATGCCACTAGggtcaccgtaatctcctcacaccatcgcacaatgcaagatgtcgtgattccactatggGACCCTTGAGGGCAACCACCGAATCCGTACAAATGggaacccttgggggcggtcaccggaacccatacaaatggctcagggcactctccacaacttaattggagtctCCTGAAGCTTGTCCAAaactttacaccacaatgattgagcttcgacaacaccaaccgtctaggacaccaaagcacccaagaggaacaagctccagggtgcccaaacacccaagagtaataagcttctcaccTTTCATTTCCATGTATCACCGTAGAGAACTCAacccgatgcaccaaatgcaatggcaagggcacattgAGTGCCCAAGTCCCTCATTCTCAAATCCCACCACAACAACAAAAGCTAGggaggaatatgagaggaagaacaagaagaacacaaagaactccaagatcgcttcccctcacttagaggagaaagtgattggtggaaatgtagatctagatctcctctctcttttccctcaaaaagaagcaagaatcattggagggattgagagatagcaagctcaaagaaggtcaacaacgGGGGACAATACGAGCTCAAAGGATatgaaccattggggaagaagacccccatAAATAGGCCCACCCAAATACAACCGTAATGAGCACTGGACGTgcacaagtggtactaccgctcctgggaGTGGTACTACCACTTAGCCAGGTCAACACAGCCCAACGAGAACGAAAAACAAGGGTTGTAGTTCTCCTAGAGAGGTACTATCACTCTACTACCGCTCTACTACAGCTCAAGCAGATTGGGCAACAAAACCATAAAAATAAGTGCAAGTGGTTGCGGTAGAAGGAAGCGGAAGTACCACGCAACCGGCAGTACCGCTCGGGAGAGCAATACTACCGCTTAGAGCAATACTATTgtaaactcaagcttgttggatagataaCGAAAAGTACTATCCAACAACGACTCGATAAAATACGAACTAACAATGGAGAAGAAAATGGCAATAGGATAAGGAAGAGGACCTTCCCAAGCATGAACCAGCAAACTCTCGAACATCGAAAACTCAAAGAAGAAGCATGCAAACTCCATTTTTGATGAGCTTGAGTTTGACAAGAAGATGAACACAAACTCTAAAACCTCACAAAGGGAAGAGTCAAGTAAGAACCACGAAAGATGAtgccaaggatgcaatggtttcaGCTCGCtacgaacgatatgatcaagctacttacttgaaagccccccttgatagtatgacaaacgatcctataactcggtctcccaactaccaccatgagaccggcaaaatataaaacctatcaagggcaaacctttgccttgctcataatccacttgagctagatgatgacgatcttgacctcCTCAAGCCGGACCACCTTTCTTCATTGCGCTGGCTcaatgaagactagtagattgcttccccatactccactatggatgagcctctcttcggcacatcttcacatgtctattgtcaccacaatggaccgcaagcttcaagcatgtgatctctttgtgatgcttcacttgaacttgcacaagcaacctcgatgacgatcaccacttgatgtcatcctccatgggatcacttgatccccccggtacatcttgtacgctttatgtgttgatcaacttgattcactctttgacttagtcttgatcaaccctTTATCTTGTCTTctctatgaccaatctttggataattccttgagtAGCGTCTTGGTCATCACAcaatctccttgaaaccaacaaatggacttcagaaatgtctatggacaaacccttcacatatagctcaaggcaaccattagtccatagggtctgtcatcaattaccaaaaccaaacatgggggcaccatgcTCTTTCAAAAGGCGAGAAAAGTTTTAATATGAGTGAGGTTTTCATAAGATTTGATTTCATTTTGGTATAGGTAGGAAAATACAAGGAAAATTTTACTACTTGAGGTTTTGGTCAGATTTGTTTGAGTTAATTTAGTAGGTGTGGACGAGGGACGCGGGAGGGACGAAGGCAAATGGTTTATACAATGATCAACtgcctttaatagtagagataaaaGGGCCTAGGAGTCATGCCAAAAATTTGGGAAGCAACTAGTTAGAGGTACCTTTTAGGTCGgtatcagtgtcaaaactagcagaCCTCGGGAAGGGGGCCTGAGCTGTTAGATTGGATCGATGGATAACATGAGATAGacgacacggtgtttttacccggGTCCAGGGCCTCTTTAAGGAGGTAAACCCCCACGTCCTGCTCTTGCTTATATTATGGGTGTATTAAAgtacatagttgatctacctcaagatcgtgagttgtggtctaaaccctaggggtatgacGATGATGAATATATGAATGggtctctacagactaaaccctcctatttatataggcactaggggtatctagggttacacatggtcggttgccaTCTAGAGATTACATGCTGAATCTAATAGATCTTCTTGGAGCACACGTCAAGTCTTCGGTGAAGTTGGATACGCATAGGTTGGAGGCCTCCAGAGTCCTTCCTCATTATCGGGCCATCAATTCAGCCCATGGACTAGGTCGACTGGGCTAGGACCCCATAGTTCAGGACACCGCCAGTCAGTTTTTTAGATGTCACTTGTGGGAGCGCTCTGATACCACACGTGTCGCGCATTGGACACTTCCCCATCATAGTGTTTTTTTTAAATCTTGGTTCCTTTTAAAAAAACCTAAATTTTTTACTCTATATATTTTGATTTTCGTTTGTGGGAAACACAGGTGCTTTGTGCTCCTTGCGTGGAGCACATGTGTGCTACACGTGGGAGCACAGTTCCAGGGTGAGCATAGGTGTTCTTTCACGCAAGCATATGTATGCTTTACCAAGAAGCACAAATTAGTTTACTTGTGGAGCACAATTATTGTGCTCTCACTGGGAGTATATGCACGCCTTCATGGGGGAGCATAGTTGTGCTTCAACCCAAGGGAATATAAGTTAGTTTCACTTGAGAGCATGTGTTAATACAATTTGGAAGCACATGGTAGTTCATTTTGGAGGCATCATTTTACCCAAATAAAAAGTCATTAAAataatatgagatctagttttacAGATCTTGACAGAGAAATACAATGGTGAAAACAGTTCATGATTTGATCAAATGGTTCgagatatatactccctccgtcccaaaattcttgtcttagatttgactagatacagatgtatctaatactaaaacgtgacttgatacatctgtatttagacaaatctaagacaagaattttgaggcGAAGGGAGTATCATTTTAGAAGATTGAATCTATGAAAAGAAACATAAACGAATCCACTCGTTTCTCCGACACGTGGGAATATCAAAACTCACATGTTACGGCAAATAATGCACTTGGGGCGCGCCACTTCTCAACAATAGAGAAGGTTGGAGTAACCTTTGTAAAACTACCCTTAATTAATGACTAGCTAATTATTTGTGCGTTGCAATAGGAgcatacatattctactgatacaATATTAATCGTGCCCGGCATAAATCTTACGCCTATCATATTCAAGATTTTGGTACGATTTGATTTGAGTGTGGATAGGGAGGCAAAAAATGTTTTGATTTAGGTgaggttttgataagatttaatttgatttgatttgaatATAAGCATAAAAAGGGTAGATTTTTTTGATGTAGTTGAATTTTGATAAGACTTAATTGAGTTAATTCACTATGTTTCTGGCAAAGATACCGAGTCTACCTTTCATGCCATGGTGACTTGTGATCATGCCTATAGGCTTTGGGAATTGATGCGTGAGGCGTGGCCTCTTCCCAATTGTTCGTTACTAGTAGACTCTGGGAAGGAATGGGTTTTGAACTTGCTAGTAAACTGTGTGGAATCAATGTGTAACATGATTATTATCCTGCTATGGCGTATTCAATCACTACGATATGATatggtgcatgaaaaatatgtACCGCCACCGAAGGCCTCTGATGACTTTCTCCCGAGGTACATGAGATCCCTATAATTGGTGAGAGTATTTAGCACAGAAGAAATCATAAAAGGTAAGATGGCACGTGATGATCTTTGTCCAATGAAAGAAATGAAGAACCCTGAGTCTGTGTGTCGATGGATCATCCACTAGCTGGTCATGTGGCCTTGTCCATTGATGGGGTGTACTCAGCAGCGGATCAGACCGTGACGGCTGGCATGATTCTAAGAAGGACTGACGAAAGTGTTATATATGCAGTGTACAGATTTTTATTCAACAACAATGATGCGTTGGAGTTTGAAATCCATGTGTTGATGCATGGCATGGCATTAACACTGCAACACTGACGGACCTGTGAGTCCTTGGAGGCAATGGCTATTTTCTCAAGAGAGGGTTTATCACGATCAACATATGGCCATTTTGTGTCCAAGATCAATCACTCGACGACAAATGGGAGATTTTATTCCTTTGAAGCTTAAACGTGGTCAATAGGGTGGCAGTCTAGCAGATCGATTGGCGTCATACAGTCGCACTGAGCATAGCACTCGCTATTTTCAACAGTGTCCGCTCCTATTGTTGCCACATCACTCATATGAGTTTCTGAGCTTCCCGTTTGATCATCCCTTTTTTGGCTTAAGTAAGTAGCCTTCTTTGAGTATGTGATGTATTCTCAGTCGTGCTACTTACACCGGAGATGCTCCTAGCATGAGTGTTGCTTTCATTATTTGAGGCACTGTTGTATGACTACAGCTAGGACCACTATTTATTGATGATTTCTGCCTCTCGAATTAACCTTCTTACATGGAATAAATGTCTTTCAACCCCCCACACACAaccacaaaaataataataataattcacTATGTGAAGGGGGACACGAGGGTGAGGCGACCATACGACGACCGAGAAAATCGGGTATTTGCCACTTTCAACATGCGGCTGTGCAAAATTGCCATTGTCAAGATATTCTTCATAAAATTGCCACCCAACTCATGGTCACTTTGATTACCATGCCATTTCCACTCTTTTATtgattttccttttgttttctcaTTTTATATGCACCTGAAAGAACTAGACTGCCCTTGGCTATTCCAACCTCATCTGTTTCGTGCGTTGCTTGGTGTGGTCAAAATGCTGAAATGCTGGCTCACCAGCGTTGCTTGCCGCCGTAGATCATCCACACCCTCGCGCGCCAACAAAGCTCGTTGCTGGCTGCTCATCCACACCTGCCCGTCGACATGACTCGTTCTCATCTGCTCATCGCGTAGCTCGCCCACGCCTACATGCACCATTAGAGCGCTCTCGTCTACTCAACGACGTGGCACGCCCATGCCTGCACACCTGTGAAGCTTTCCATTGCCTGCTCGTGCACGCTTGTGTGCGCCGTTGCAGCTCACCTCCCCTGCTCGCCCACACCTGCGCTCACCGCTGCAGGTTGCCCCGCATCATGCTGGTGGAGTGACGGACTGGCGAGGGCGACGACGAACAACAACACCAATTGTGTGGGGGAAGCAGCTTGATACGTCCATGGAGGATGGAGAATAATGTGTGTAGGTGCTGAACATGGAGCATACGAACAACTTGTAAGCACAATTGTACACCCATGTAAGCTATACTTTGCTAGAACCTGTTACTACTTGTTCACGGATTGAAATCAAGCAAGCAAATCAAGAGAAAGAGATAATACAATATTATCCAGATGGACTAGGTTCCAAGCAGCCGTTGTGGTACTGCCATATCAGGGTACGTGTTGCGCAGCGTCCAGGAGATCGATGACGATGATGTCCAGGAGATCGACGTCAAGGCCGATCGACATCACGGCAACGTCCAGGAGATTCAGCCTACAGGCGATCTGCAACTCGCGGTGTTTTTGATTAATTGCGCGCATGTTAAGTGAGAACATAGCAAAGTACTGCGTACACGAAGTGACCGGGTACATGAAGACATTCAAGGGCAGTCTGGTCCTTTCATGTGCGTGTAAatggaaaaataaaaggaaaatcgATAAAAGGTGGGAAATGGCATGGTAATCAAGGTAGGCATGAGCTGAGTGGCAATTTTATGAAACCCATCTTGACAGTGGCAATTTTGTGAAGCCACATGTTGAAAGTGGCAAATGCCCGGCTTTCTCACAATGACCAGCTCTCCTTTTTTCTTTCTATGGTTTTTTTTAGGAACTTCTATGGATTTTGTTAGTTCCCCGTCTAACCAGCACACCGAGTTTCAATCAAGCTTGTCGTCCATTGCTGGCTTAATGGGGGAAAAGGCCCAGCCCAACACCTCGTCACCTGGCGACAGGCGGCGGCGACCACCCCGGGGACTCCGATGGCGACGGAGAAGGCGCGGCAGCTCCTGGCCCGCCTCGCCGCCACCCCGGACGCCGCCGTTCCTAACCTTCCCTTCCTCCACCGCGCACTCCTCCCTCTCCTTTCCGCCGCCTCCGCCCTTCTCCGCCTCCCCGTCATCCTCTCCTCTCCGCTACGCTCGCGACGGACCCTACCGGTCCCCGTCATCAGCGTAGGAAACCTCACCTGGGGCGGCAACGGAAAGACACCCATGGTCGACTTCCTGGCCCGCAGGTTTCACATTATGGGCATCTCGCCACTCATCCTAACAAGGGTAAACTCGTCCTCCTAATGCTGCTTGCATGCTTGTACTTTTTCACATTTTTATTGGTTCTCATTCAATCATTTAGTTACACAGACAAAATTTTCAGTAAAAATGGGGGACTCTTCATGTCCTAAGCTAACGTTTCACAACTGTCGCCTAGTTCATTTCCAATACTTCATTTATATTTCTCGTGATGCTACCTTTGAACAAATCAGTCATAAAATTCGGTGCTGTAGGGTTATGCGGGTGGCGATGAATCTAAGATGCTCCGGAGGCGCCTTGCTGATACTTCCACCAAGATTGGTGTTGGCGCAAACCGGGCTGATGTGGGTTCTTCCATGTTGCAAAAGTACGGCCAAATCGATCCTTGTGATGCCTTCCGCCGGGAGAAGTTAGCGTGCAACCGGGTGGCAAGCGGTAAAAGTGCGAAAATTGGAGTCGCTATACTGGACGACGGAATGTAGGTATAagtatttgtttttcttttcttgtaTAGACAACTTATATGGATCAATCCATCAGTACCATGGAATCTTACTTGGAAAATAGCTAACACAGTGGCATCTTTTAAACTAATAATGGTCAAGCATAGCTGTTCCTTCAGGAAACACATGTTCTCATGTATGTATTCTCGGTTCTGTCTGTCGTTTCTTGTAGGCAGCACCGGAGCCTGCTTCGAGATGTGGAGATTGTGATGGTCAATGGGTTGACACCTTGGGGAAATACCCATTTCATTCCACGAGGACCCATGAGGGAACCGTTGAGCGCACTTACTCGAGCTGATATAGTGGTTATTCATCATGCGGATCTGGTAAACGATAGTCTCAGTAACTCAGACTTTCTTGTAACTTATTTGTGTTTCCTGTTTGAGTATTAAATGTTTAGCGTATATTGTTCTTGACATGAGGCACTGAAAGTGTGATGTTGAAGTAAGCCAGCACAAATTTAAGCTGTCACATAAAAATGTATTTATAGCAACCATGTGATTCTAAGTATTTAgaatttagaattaaaataatccAAGGTGCTTTCTTACTTTCCCTCATTGTGAGCTGAAATTGCATCCGGAAAAGGTGGGGCTTAACCATTAGTGAATTCCGCACTGCAAGAAATGAGAGATGTTGGTATCTCTTTTACCTCAAGCACATGAATAATCTCATAGGTTGTTCTCTGAACTACCATTTGCTATTACACAGGCTTGTGAAGCGCAGCTGGAAACAATTGCACGTACAGTCCAGGATAGTGGCACAACATGTTCAGTGTTCTTTAGTAAATTGGCCCCATCACATGTTTTCGAGGTTCATCAACCATTACAGAGACTATCTCTTAATGTGTTGGATGGCATGATTGTGCTATGTGTTTCTGCGATTGGCTGCCCAGATGCTTTCATACATACAGTCAGAGAGGTACCTTTTTCCCTCACACTTCCTTTGTCTAGACCCTTTTAGCTTGGTGTGTCTTATCTAGAAATGGAATGCTGCCTGTTGTAATCCTACTCATTTTGAGAAGACAGTGTAAGTGTTTATAGAGGTTCATTGCCACTATGTTTTGCTGCTTATATATCATcagacctactccctccgtcctcgaataagtgtacatctaggttTTGTTCTaattcaaagttttaaaactttgaccaaatttataggaaAAGCAGCAGCATTTATGGCACTACATTTGTATCGCTAGATTCGTTTTgacatgtactttcataatatatcaATTAGTTGTCATACATGCTactatttttttctataaagttggtcaaaattttaaaactttgacttagaacgaaagctagatgtacacttattcgtggacggagggagtaattaatgtTTCCTAGGTGTATCACACCAACTCAAAACTGGATTTACAGATAACTTTATTAAGTTTTCATTTAAAGCCTTAAGATGTTCCTTTATGTTTTCCTTCATTCATGCTTAGCTGCCTACCTCACACTCTATCTTAAGACTAAGGTGGTCAGCCAAATAAACAATACATAGTCAAGTCACCCCACATCTGTAGTCGATATATtttaaaagaaatccaacaaaacgCAAAGCTTGCGTCTCGATGCATTGATAGAAAGAAAGTATATACAAGCCTGGAAATATGCTAAACAACCGACCACTCAAGACCTAGACATGACCATGACCAAAGGTTGTTAGACACACGTTACAACCAATGCCACCAAACTACCTCTGGCCTACATGCCCACTAGTCGGCCACATAAGCACACAGAACGCCATAACCCACCAGGACCCCGAGATGAGATGAGAAGAGAGAGTCCGATTCTCTGTAAAAGAGGGCAGAACTAGGCTGCTCTCGCTTTGGATAGAGTCAATGGCGCTGCAGACCGCTGGACTCGCCTCAGAACTGCCACTGGCGCCCAAAATGCTGTACCACCACACCTCGCCACACCCCCTGCCAGTCAAAACATACGCCCAAGTGCCTCTGTGCCACCAAAGCGCCACATCACCGGATCCTCAGCATACCACTTCTCATGCCACCCAAGTTACCCGTGCTGGCACGATGCCGACACTAGTATCAAGTGCCAATGCATGTGCCGTCAACCCACGCGCCAATCGAGGGTCAACCTCCAAGAACAACGCCTCCAGGGAGGTAACAACATCGATGGGACTGGCATGGTCCGATTCAGCTCGGCAAAGTCggatctaggttttcacccggagGCCTAGACTACAAAAGGTGGGGGTAAATTGGGGCTCCTCGACAATGCCACTAAGGAGGAAACGTTGTCACAAGGCGCCGCCTTTGCAGGCACCGACAAGGTCGGGCCAGGCTTTCGTCCGGAGCCGCACGACCACCGCTCATGCCAAAGGTTATAATCCCGCAAAGGCACTTCCTCAAAAACCTAAAATCACCCGTAATTATGCTAGCCTGGAAACCAACAAGGGTCGACCATGGCGCCAACCCAAGGAGCTGGTCTGAGGCCCAGGGGCCTGTGCATCAGGCGACCCAGACCACAGCAAGGACACCCAGGTCTGTTGTGATAATGCCAGAGCACACAACATCAACCCTAGGCTAGAGCTCGGCAAAGGATGCCAATTACATACCGCAGAGTGTCGTCGGACGGGAACCAAGACGCGTGCACAACAGATCAACCCTCGCGTGACCAGCC is a window encoding:
- the LOC123045162 gene encoding probable tetraacyldisaccharide 4'-kinase, mitochondrial is translated as MATEKARQLLARLAATPDAAVPNLPFLHRALLPLLSAASALLRLPVILSSPLRSRRTLPVPVISVGNLTWGGNGKTPMVDFLARRFHIMGISPLILTRGYAGGDESKMLRRRLADTSTKIGVGANRADVGSSMLQKYGQIDPCDAFRREKLACNRVASGKSAKIGVAILDDGMQHRSLLRDVEIVMVNGLTPWGNTHFIPRGPMREPLSALTRADIVVIHHADLACEAQLETIARTVQDSGTTCSVFFSKLAPSHVFEVHQPLQRLSLNVLDGMIVLCVSAIGCPDAFIHTVREIGPLNVDRLDFSDHHFFNDYDLELIQERVRQLVDQHNKETVVLVTEKDYDRDPDVLRMLGVKVWVLSSSLQIMPLKEQGEDELLRKLKDIITATRHVVQP